In Candidatus Poribacteria bacterium, the following proteins share a genomic window:
- a CDS encoding glycosyltransferase produces MRVLVLSHPCAMKPYRRKFEILADRYPLDIRLIVPRRWVENFRELRVEEDDSKGSNLKLHPRPILFPGYTSRFLYTQGLIPLFRDFRPDIVHLEEEPWSMSALQTAVLRRMYCPKSKFIFRTSLSIWVERHFSKLPHAIERLVFREADAAFALNEGAVGILRRKGYAGPTFIFPNGVDTEIFRPMDVSDLKRSLGLSSDFVIGYVGRLLWMKGVHVLIEAASKLDFDFQMMILGRGEYRDELVSLAEKLGISAKVLWVDAVPPNEVPRYMNCLDVLVLPSLTAPDWVEFFGRVLAEAMACGVAVVGSNSGDIPNVVGEAGLIFEEGNADDLARKLKELHDSPSLVQKLRRRGLSRALNLYSWDKIAEETYKAYRLISTGGRW; encoded by the coding sequence ATGAGGGTGCTTGTGCTATCCCATCCCTGTGCCATGAAGCCTTACAGACGGAAATTCGAGATACTCGCCGATAGATATCCCCTTGACATCCGCCTGATCGTTCCCCGGAGGTGGGTGGAGAACTTTAGGGAGCTGAGGGTTGAGGAGGATGACTCGAAGGGCTCGAACCTTAAACTCCATCCCAGACCCATCCTCTTTCCCGGGTACACAAGTCGGTTTCTCTACACGCAGGGCCTGATACCTCTCTTCAGGGATTTCCGGCCGGATATCGTACATCTGGAGGAGGAGCCGTGGTCGATGAGCGCCCTTCAGACGGCTGTGCTCAGGAGGATGTACTGCCCCAAGAGCAAATTCATCTTCCGAACATCTCTTTCTATATGGGTGGAGAGGCATTTCTCGAAACTCCCCCATGCCATAGAGAGGCTGGTCTTCAGGGAGGCCGACGCGGCCTTCGCATTGAACGAGGGGGCGGTTGGGATACTGAGGCGTAAGGGATATGCCGGTCCGACCTTTATATTCCCGAATGGGGTGGACACGGAGATATTCAGGCCGATGGACGTGTCCGATCTGAAGAGGTCTCTGGGGCTCAGCTCCGATTTCGTGATCGGATATGTGGGGAGGCTGCTTTGGATGAAAGGGGTGCACGTCCTCATCGAGGCAGCCTCCAAGCTTGACTTCGACTTCCAGATGATGATCCTCGGCAGGGGGGAGTACAGGGATGAGCTCGTGTCCCTCGCTGAGAAGCTTGGGATCTCGGCGAAAGTCCTCTGGGTGGATGCCGTCCCGCCGAATGAGGTTCCCAGATACATGAACTGCCTGGATGTCCTGGTCCTTCCATCGCTTACAGCGCCGGACTGGGTGGAGTTCTTCGGTAGGGTCCTGGCGGAGGCGATGGCGTGCGGGGTGGCCGTGGTGGGATCGAATTCGGGGGATATACCGAACGTTGTGGGAGAGGCGGGGTTGATCTTCGAGGAGGGAAACGCCGATGATCTGGCGCGGAAGCTAAAGGAGCTGCATGACTCCCCATCGCTGGTCCAGAAGCTGCGGCGAAGGGGGCTTTCGAGGGCGTTGAACCTCTATTCATGGGATAAAATCGCCGAGGAGACGTACAAAGCATATCGGTTGATATCAACCGGCGGGAGATGGTAA
- the uvrC gene encoding excinuclease ABC subunit UvrC has translation MRSKIEGDLEGKLKFLPDSPGVYIMRDLKGDVIYVGKASSLRNRVKSYFQPSSLSRPPTRPIERFIHNVADLEYIATRNEVEALMLEANLIKRYQPRYNVRLRDDKRYPFIGITLSDPFPGIYVTRETGEEGVRYFGPFINTAVARQIVKELTRIFPIRTCDRILKLSGNRMRPCLNYHIGRCSAPCAGKISPEEYRDLVKSACTLLSGGKGRLIEELQAEMRRAAEELKFERAAKLRDRIEAVREMVDHQSVISPSADDEDVVGIASQGDEACVQVLMVRDGKLIEREHFFLWGAEGASHGEMIAAFLKQFYSEGSYVPGHIVLQERPDDEAIADWLSELRGGRVFIHVPVQGRRAKLIEIARKNAELLLSERRKNMAASATENPALIRLKEILDLPRTPARIDGFDISNIGPDHAVGSMVVFENGEPSKSWYRRFKIKMVEGQDDFAMIYEVTMRHYHRVMDGEEPIPDLILIDGGKGQLNAACQALKKLGLDLPVISLAKEFEHIFLPHSVDPIVLDRSDPALRLLQRIRDEAHRFALSYHRKLRSRPLSFSMLDRIPGVGPKRKRRLIRHFGSLERIREASVDEIASLEGMNRTIAERIKEFLGKLEVRES, from the coding sequence TTGAGGTCAAAGATCGAGGGAGACCTTGAGGGGAAGCTCAAATTCCTTCCCGATTCCCCTGGCGTTTACATAATGCGCGATCTGAAGGGAGATGTCATCTATGTCGGCAAGGCGTCGTCGCTTAGAAACAGGGTCAAATCGTATTTCCAGCCCTCCTCCCTCTCACGTCCTCCGACAAGGCCGATCGAGAGATTTATACACAACGTGGCCGACCTCGAATATATCGCCACGCGCAACGAAGTTGAGGCGTTGATGCTGGAGGCGAACCTCATAAAGAGGTATCAGCCCCGGTATAACGTCAGACTGCGGGATGATAAGAGATATCCCTTCATCGGGATAACCCTCTCCGATCCCTTCCCCGGCATCTACGTGACGAGGGAGACGGGCGAGGAGGGCGTCAGATATTTCGGTCCCTTCATAAACACCGCCGTCGCCAGACAGATCGTCAAGGAGCTGACGAGGATTTTCCCCATAAGAACCTGTGACAGGATATTGAAGCTCAGCGGGAACAGGATGAGGCCGTGTTTGAACTATCACATAGGCCGCTGCTCGGCGCCATGCGCCGGTAAGATATCCCCCGAGGAGTATCGGGATCTCGTCAAATCGGCCTGCACCCTGCTCTCCGGCGGAAAGGGAAGGTTGATCGAGGAGCTTCAGGCCGAGATGAGAAGAGCGGCGGAGGAGCTGAAGTTCGAACGAGCGGCCAAATTGAGGGATAGGATAGAGGCCGTGAGAGAAATGGTCGATCATCAGAGCGTCATATCCCCTTCGGCCGACGATGAAGATGTGGTGGGAATCGCATCGCAGGGCGACGAGGCATGCGTGCAGGTTCTAATGGTTCGGGACGGCAAATTGATCGAGAGGGAGCATTTCTTCCTCTGGGGCGCCGAGGGGGCGAGCCACGGTGAGATGATAGCCGCCTTCCTGAAACAGTTCTACTCCGAGGGCTCCTACGTGCCGGGCCATATCGTGCTGCAGGAAAGGCCGGACGATGAGGCCATAGCCGATTGGCTCTCCGAGCTGCGCGGGGGCAGGGTCTTCATCCACGTGCCGGTCCAGGGCAGAAGGGCCAAGCTGATCGAGATCGCGCGGAAAAACGCAGAGCTGCTGCTGAGTGAGAGGCGCAAGAACATGGCCGCATCGGCCACCGAGAACCCAGCCCTGATCAGGCTCAAGGAGATACTCGATCTTCCGAGGACACCGGCCAGAATAGACGGATTCGATATCTCCAACATCGGCCCGGATCACGCCGTCGGCTCGATGGTGGTCTTCGAAAACGGAGAGCCTTCCAAGAGCTGGTATCGGAGGTTCAAGATCAAAATGGTGGAGGGACAGGACGATTTCGCCATGATATACGAGGTGACGATGAGACATTACCACAGGGTCATGGATGGCGAGGAGCCGATCCCCGATCTGATCCTCATCGACGGCGGGAAAGGCCAGCTCAACGCCGCATGTCAGGCGCTAAAGAAACTGGGGCTCGATCTCCCCGTCATATCGCTGGCCAAGGAGTTCGAACACATATTCCTGCCTCATAGCGTCGATCCGATAGTCCTGGATCGAAGCGATCCGGCGCTCAGGCTGTTACAGAGGATCAGGGATGAGGCACATCGTTTCGCCCTGTCCTATCACCGCAAACTTCGCTCAAGACCTCTCAGCTTCTCCATGCTCGATAGGATCCCCGGCGTCGGCCCCAAGAGGAAGAGAAGGCTTATCAGACATTTCGGATCGCTGGAGCGGATCAGAGAGGCATCCGTCGATGAGATCGCCTCGCTTGAGGGGATGAACAGAACCATAGCGGAGAGGATCAAGGAATTCCTCGGAAAACTTGAGGTGAGGGAGAGTTGA
- the recG gene encoding ATP-dependent DNA helicase RecG — protein MKLEEVLDRIEKPLRLEMKSGFRDRAAVGGIERYVSEWVEKALKLDLEDQTRGMLEGLRSSVEGYSGLDANRRKAHINRAIELIGRIRERETSKIQPLLFDWQAASRDKAESDEDRVELSFPPADEDPSVLEHLLRPPLAVKGIGPKRSGLLTAQLGITSILDMLEYFPAGYLDRSRIKRIYDVGRSGEPETVQGKVVSVTQFTSRKSGQRIVKVVIFDETGLASLVGFGRFGEFLERALKVGDHLVVSGRFKRAFNEIQTSDFEFEMLSDEEAELIHTGRIVPKYRLAGPITQRNMRYMMRLVLDQFLNLVPEHLPMEMRRRLRLMDRRSAIRNIHFPESHGHLRQARRRLIFDELFLIQLGLALRKRRVESTGGISFNVNGPLLTRFLESLPFKLTSAQRRVIEEIRSDMSKPHPMNRLIQGDVGSGKTVVAAAALVIAVENGYQGAMMAPTEILATQHFNTLDRLLRPLDVKVAMLRGEMRGSERRAALEAIRSGEAQVVVGTHALIQEGVEFNRLGLVITDEQHRFGVLQRAALKGKGLSSPDVLVMTATPIPRTLALTVYGDLDLSLIDELPPGRRKVKTFWVSEDKREEMYEFIRREVLAGRQAYVIYPLVEESEKLEDIKAATEMAEKLQNEVFPDLRVGLLHGRLRPQEKDEVMRAFKAGEIDILVSTTVVEVGVDVPNASVMVIEHAERFGLAQLHQLRGRVGRSAHQSYCFLIANPKSEEARRRVEVMVSSNDGFEIAEADMEIRGPGELMGTRQSGMPDLKLANLLRDADLLALARKEAQRLAEADPELKKAEHRMLGEIIRRVWRENLEMMAIG, from the coding sequence TTGAAGCTCGAGGAGGTTCTCGACAGGATCGAAAAACCGCTGAGACTGGAGATGAAATCGGGCTTCAGGGACAGGGCAGCCGTTGGAGGGATCGAGAGATACGTGAGCGAATGGGTGGAAAAGGCGCTGAAGCTGGATCTGGAGGATCAGACGCGGGGCATGCTTGAAGGGCTGCGCAGCTCGGTCGAGGGATACTCCGGGCTCGACGCAAACCGGCGCAAAGCCCATATCAACAGGGCGATCGAGCTGATAGGGAGGATCAGAGAGAGGGAGACGTCGAAGATCCAGCCTCTGCTCTTCGATTGGCAGGCGGCCTCCAGGGATAAGGCTGAAAGCGACGAAGATCGGGTCGAGCTCTCGTTTCCGCCCGCCGATGAGGACCCTTCCGTTCTGGAACACCTCCTGAGACCGCCTCTCGCTGTCAAGGGTATAGGCCCGAAACGATCGGGGCTGCTAACGGCACAGCTCGGTATAACCTCCATCCTCGATATGCTCGAGTACTTCCCCGCCGGTTATCTCGATAGGAGCAGGATCAAACGGATCTACGACGTCGGACGTTCCGGAGAACCTGAAACCGTCCAGGGAAAGGTCGTCAGCGTGACGCAGTTCACCTCCAGAAAAAGCGGTCAGAGGATAGTCAAGGTGGTCATCTTCGATGAGACGGGGCTTGCCTCGCTCGTGGGTTTCGGCAGGTTCGGCGAGTTCCTCGAGAGGGCTCTTAAGGTCGGCGACCATCTCGTCGTCAGCGGCAGGTTTAAGCGGGCGTTCAACGAGATACAGACGTCAGACTTCGAGTTCGAGATGCTCTCAGATGAGGAGGCCGAGCTGATCCACACCGGAAGAATCGTACCCAAGTATCGGTTGGCCGGGCCGATCACGCAGAGGAACATGCGATATATGATGAGGTTGGTTCTCGACCAATTCCTGAATCTCGTTCCGGAGCATCTTCCGATGGAGATGAGGCGAAGGCTGAGACTGATGGACAGGCGATCGGCGATCCGGAACATACATTTCCCCGAATCCCACGGGCATCTGCGACAGGCCAGACGAAGGCTCATATTCGACGAGCTGTTCCTCATACAGCTTGGGCTGGCGCTGAGAAAACGCCGTGTGGAGTCGACGGGCGGGATAAGCTTCAACGTGAACGGGCCGTTGCTTACGCGTTTCCTCGAAAGCCTGCCCTTTAAGCTGACCTCCGCTCAGAGGAGGGTGATAGAGGAGATCAGATCGGACATGTCGAAGCCCCATCCGATGAACAGGCTGATACAAGGGGATGTGGGTTCGGGCAAGACGGTCGTGGCGGCCGCGGCGCTGGTCATAGCGGTCGAAAACGGATATCAGGGGGCCATGATGGCTCCCACCGAGATCCTCGCCACACAGCATTTCAACACCCTCGATCGTCTCCTCCGCCCCCTCGACGTGAAGGTCGCCATGCTCAGGGGTGAGATGAGAGGCTCTGAAAGGAGAGCTGCCCTTGAGGCCATACGATCGGGCGAGGCACAGGTGGTCGTCGGAACGCACGCCCTTATACAGGAGGGTGTGGAGTTCAACCGGCTGGGGCTGGTGATCACCGATGAACAGCACAGGTTCGGCGTGCTGCAGAGGGCCGCTCTGAAGGGAAAGGGTCTCTCCTCGCCGGACGTGCTGGTCATGACGGCGACGCCGATCCCCCGGACGCTCGCGCTGACCGTCTACGGCGACCTGGATCTCTCGCTTATCGATGAGCTCCCGCCGGGCAGGAGGAAGGTTAAGACCTTCTGGGTGTCCGAGGATAAGAGGGAGGAGATGTATGAGTTTATCAGGCGCGAGGTGCTCGCCGGAAGACAGGCATACGTGATCTATCCGCTGGTGGAGGAATCGGAGAAGCTGGAGGACATTAAGGCCGCCACGGAGATGGCGGAGAAGCTGCAAAATGAGGTCTTCCCCGATCTCAGGGTCGGGCTGTTACACGGAAGGCTCCGACCTCAGGAGAAGGATGAGGTGATGAGGGCGTTTAAGGCCGGTGAGATAGATATACTGGTCTCGACGACCGTGGTGGAGGTCGGAGTGGACGTTCCAAACGCGTCGGTCATGGTGATAGAGCATGCCGAGCGGTTCGGATTGGCTCAGCTACATCAGCTCCGGGGCAGGGTCGGCCGCAGCGCACATCAGTCATACTGCTTCCTCATCGCCAACCCCAAAAGCGAGGAGGCCCGCAGGAGGGTGGAGGTGATGGTGAGCTCCAACGACGGGTTTGAGATAGCCGAGGCGGATATGGAGATAAGAGGACCTGGTGAGCTCATGGGCACAAGACAGTCCGGCATGCCGGACCTCAAACTCGCAAACCTGCTGAGAGACGCGGACCTGCTGGCGCTCGCACGTAAGGAGGCACAGAGGCTCGCTGAGGCCGATCCGGAGTTGAAAAAGGCGGAGCACAGGATGTTGGGGGAGATAATAAGAAGGGTCTGGCGTGAAAACCTGGAGATGATGGCGATAGGGTAA
- a CDS encoding DUF3368 domain-containing protein, which yields MIVVDSSSIIALSKAGCFELVRALFETAVISEGVFKEVVVRGKGRAGAREVERGKVSGWLLVKSIRNLEELPRFQTFGLSEADAETIILAKELEAAYLLIDDKKAHDVAAYFLTDTQIVLLRSGSLLILAKEEGLIGEVKPFLDKMIREGVWISERDYERILRQSGEEP from the coding sequence ATGATCGTTGTTGATAGCAGTTCTATTATTGCCCTAAGCAAAGCTGGATGTTTCGAACTTGTTCGAGCTCTCTTTGAGACAGCAGTGATATCTGAAGGGGTTTTCAAGGAAGTGGTGGTCAGGGGTAAAGGAAGAGCTGGAGCAAGGGAGGTAGAAAGGGGGAAAGTATCAGGATGGCTTCTCGTCAAGAGTATAAGGAACTTAGAGGAGCTCCCAAGGTTTCAAACCTTCGGATTGAGTGAAGCTGACGCCGAGACGATAATCTTGGCGAAGGAACTGGAGGCAGCTTATCTGCTAATCGACGATAAAAAGGCGCATGACGTAGCCGCTTATTTCCTCACGGATACCCAAATAGTTCTCCTTCGAAGCGGTTCCTTATTGATATTGGCAAAGGAGGAGGGATTGATCGGGGAAGTCAAACCGTTTCTCGATAAGATGATCAGAGAAGGGGTGTGGATATCAGAGAGGGATTACGAAAGGATTCTGAGGCAAAGCGGTGAGGAGCCATGA
- a CDS encoding UPF0175 family protein, which translates to MSRGLKIELPEEILDLWDIGELEASLKRWIVLEMVKQRKISVSLGAKLLGTSPQDFIELMSQHHIPLSEYGDGEIEEEYRELRSSYRRGIR; encoded by the coding sequence ATGTCTAGAGGTCTCAAGATAGAACTTCCGGAGGAAATCCTCGATCTATGGGATATCGGCGAGCTTGAGGCGTCGCTTAAAAGATGGATTGTTCTGGAGATGGTGAAGCAGAGAAAGATATCAGTCTCTCTGGGGGCTAAACTTCTGGGAACTTCCCCGCAGGATTTTATAGAGTTGATGTCTCAACATCATATTCCCCTTTCAGAGTATGGCGATGGTGAGATAGAAGAGGAGTACCGGGAACTCCGATCCTCCTATAGAAGGGGAATTAGATGA
- a CDS encoding CapA family protein, which yields MLAVAFLLMLPSLFGVVQADAEINLAFLGEMTFTKEMEPLLEEKGAEFPFDGVREVLQSSDLTVGFLNSPITSSSEPDPDVRIPFRAPISVARGLARRGVKLVSLATPHITDYGEEGIKETLDALDWYTVKTVGVGKNLEEARKPVTVSVKGIRVAFLAYLRGDQFTSKYADLETPGPCPLAPEILEREIPKAKKAADLVVVMVHWGIGGRSKGVSEKQRFWAKMMLDLGADIVIGQQSHRLYGAELVNGKPVIYSLADFIFGLYDKLHATTVLPVITFSKDKAKRIKLIPILVDNPKRRCQPVILSGDKAKEALNKYGSLCKSLGTRVRISGNVGIISIP from the coding sequence ATGTTGGCGGTCGCTTTTCTACTGATGTTGCCCTCCCTCTTCGGGGTAGTCCAAGCTGATGCTGAGATAAATCTCGCCTTTTTGGGGGAGATGACCTTTACCAAGGAGATGGAACCGCTCTTGGAGGAGAAAGGGGCAGAGTTCCCGTTTGATGGGGTTCGTGAGGTATTGCAAAGCTCCGATTTAACCGTCGGGTTTCTCAACTCGCCGATCACTTCTAGCAGCGAGCCCGATCCGGATGTCCGAATTCCGTTCCGCGCACCGATATCCGTGGCGAGAGGTCTGGCAAGGAGAGGAGTGAAACTTGTCTCGCTCGCAACCCCTCATATAACCGATTATGGGGAGGAGGGGATAAAGGAGACCCTTGACGCTCTGGATTGGTATACGGTTAAGACGGTTGGCGTGGGGAAAAATCTGGAGGAGGCGCGCAAGCCGGTGACCGTGAGCGTGAAGGGGATCAGAGTCGCTTTTCTAGCCTATCTCAGGGGCGATCAATTCACCTCGAAATATGCGGATCTTGAAACCCCCGGACCATGTCCCCTCGCTCCGGAGATACTTGAGCGAGAGATACCCAAGGCGAAAAAAGCTGCCGATCTGGTTGTGGTTATGGTACATTGGGGAATCGGCGGCCGATCGAAGGGTGTATCTGAAAAGCAGAGGTTCTGGGCGAAGATGATGTTAGATCTTGGGGCCGACATCGTAATCGGTCAGCAGTCACATAGGTTATACGGGGCAGAGCTGGTGAACGGGAAACCCGTCATCTATAGCCTAGCCGATTTCATCTTCGGCCTCTACGATAAATTACACGCCACAACCGTCCTGCCTGTGATAACCTTCTCCAAGGACAAAGCCAAGCGGATAAAGCTTATACCAATTCTGGTGGATAACCCGAAAAGAAGATGCCAGCCGGTGATCCTCTCCGGAGATAAGGCGAAGGAAGCATTGAACAAATACGGATCGCTTTGTAAATCGCTGGGAACGAGGGTAAGGATCAGTGGGAATGTCGGGATCATATCGATACCTTAA
- a CDS encoding response regulator has translation MKQVKVLLIEDDEDQALLIADFLAEESEGFDVDVAFSWKDCEGKKLSSYDIVLLDYNLPDISGLDALSLILSQADLPVIFVTGENESETAMKALRAGAFDYIVKAGDYLHALPVNINKVIEQFRIRKEKERLEGELRKSLEELREMQEKLIQTEKLSAIGKLVAGVAHEINNPLTGIVGYAQILLGKKEDLDPLVRKGLEVIYEEAQRAARIVQNLLQFARKHPPRRSYISINSVIEKTIELKEYELRVNNIHLSLDLAPNLPMTMADPHQLQQVFINIITNAQQAIMEAGRERGRISIKTEPVMADPPLIRISFTDNGKGIPEEIINKIFDPFFTTKDVGEGTGLGLSICYGIIKEHNGNIYASNLSGGGAVLTVELPVVEPVMEFETEEESADTASLPSLRILVVDDELSIQDMLVDMLSADGHKVDTASNGQVALEKLRTRGYDLIISDIKMPGMNGQSFYEYLSGVNPAMSRRIIFITGDTLSRETEEFLESVGVPHIEKPFSLEEMLVAIRKALSL, from the coding sequence ATGAAACAGGTGAAGGTACTGCTCATAGAGGATGATGAGGATCAAGCCTTGCTTATAGCGGACTTCCTCGCGGAGGAGTCGGAAGGGTTTGATGTGGATGTCGCTTTCTCCTGGAAGGATTGTGAGGGGAAAAAGCTCTCATCATACGATATCGTTCTCCTGGATTATAACCTCCCCGATATATCGGGATTGGATGCCTTGAGCTTGATCCTCTCACAGGCCGATCTGCCCGTCATATTCGTGACAGGCGAGAATGAGTCTGAAACAGCGATGAAAGCCCTCAGGGCAGGAGCGTTCGATTACATAGTCAAGGCGGGTGATTACCTTCATGCTCTTCCGGTGAACATAAACAAGGTCATAGAACAGTTTAGGATACGAAAGGAGAAGGAGAGACTTGAAGGAGAACTGAGGAAATCCCTTGAGGAACTTAGGGAGATGCAGGAGAAATTGATACAGACGGAGAAGCTATCGGCGATCGGCAAACTCGTGGCCGGCGTGGCGCATGAGATAAACAACCCTCTGACGGGGATCGTAGGATACGCTCAGATACTGTTGGGGAAAAAGGAAGACCTGGACCCCTTGGTGAGAAAAGGGCTGGAGGTGATATATGAGGAAGCACAGAGGGCGGCTAGGATCGTACAGAATCTGCTTCAGTTCGCCCGTAAACATCCACCTCGGAGGTCTTATATCTCCATCAACTCCGTGATCGAGAAGACGATAGAACTGAAGGAGTATGAACTCAGGGTCAATAACATCCATCTCTCCCTCGATCTGGCTCCGAACTTGCCCATGACGATGGCCGATCCCCACCAACTCCAACAGGTGTTCATAAATATAATCACAAATGCCCAGCAGGCGATCATGGAAGCCGGAAGGGAAAGGGGCAGGATATCGATAAAAACTGAGCCGGTTATGGCCGATCCACCTCTTATCAGGATAAGCTTCACGGATAACGGCAAGGGGATACCTGAGGAGATAATCAATAAGATATTCGATCCATTCTTCACGACCAAGGATGTAGGCGAGGGAACGGGATTGGGCCTGAGTATATGCTACGGCATCATAAAGGAGCATAACGGGAACATTTACGCCTCTAACCTATCTGGAGGTGGCGCTGTTTTGACCGTAGAGCTACCCGTAGTGGAGCCTGTTATGGAGTTTGAGACAGAGGAAGAAAGCGCTGATACAGCTTCCTTACCCTCCCTCAGGATACTCGTCGTGGACGATGAGCTTTCCATTCAGGACATGCTGGTGGATATGCTCTCGGCGGACGGGCACAAGGTGGATACGGCAAGCAACGGTCAGGTGGCATTGGAGAAGCTCAGAACCCGCGGATACGACCTCATCATAAGCGATATCAAAATGCCTGGGATGAACGGGCAAAGTTTCTATGAATATCTCTCCGGGGTAAATCCCGCCATGTCTCGTAGAATTATATTCATCACCGGTGATACCCTCAGCCGTGAGACGGAGGAATTTCTCGAATCGGTCGGAGTCCCCCATATTGAAAAGCCGTTTTCGCTGGAGGAGATGCTCGTGGCGATCAGGAAAGCTCTTAGTCTATAG
- a CDS encoding response regulator, which yields MEGRGEPITILLVDDDEDCRLMIRDAIEEAGVQNNVYEVSSGEEALDFIYKRDGYENAPRPGLIYLDIDMPGVNGQEVLKKIKSDDRYKDIPVVMMTGLNDEKEKLEAARNGANSYTLKPADPIEFMKTVIEATNYWIYIHQRPHVDGDEK from the coding sequence ATGGAAGGAAGAGGTGAACCGATAACCATACTTCTCGTCGATGACGACGAGGATTGCAGGCTCATGATAAGAGACGCCATCGAGGAGGCGGGAGTTCAAAATAACGTATATGAAGTGTCAAGCGGCGAGGAGGCCCTCGACTTCATCTACAAACGGGATGGATATGAGAACGCCCCTCGTCCGGGTCTGATCTACCTGGATATCGATATGCCCGGCGTAAACGGCCAGGAGGTGCTCAAGAAGATCAAATCGGACGACCGATACAAGGATATACCTGTGGTTATGATGACGGGACTGAACGATGAAAAGGAGAAGCTGGAAGCGGCCAGAAACGGCGCCAATAGCTATACCCTTAAACCTGCCGATCCCATCGAGTTCATGAAAACCGTCATTGAGGCGACCAACTACTGGATATACATACATCAGCGCCCACACGTGGACGGTGATGAGAAATGA
- a CDS encoding HAMP domain-containing protein, translated as MNILRSVRSRLTAIYLFSVAVIAIPGVYLIYSRSLKVMEGELGKYAFNTAISAARNVKYGVLLGDKESLRSEVIQVMGNPDVVYVLVSDARGRVLIQRYRGGWDSYPLPPMETAPGDLSAKEQVLWDKKGMKFIDIFTPVVASKAQDPDLYVQKALYGFTEKGELPGETRLEKIGGVRLGVTFANAYARVKKTLFSSIAIFLVITAFGSILSLSLLSRYLANPLRRMADTAYWIAMGNLKKRVKVKGSHEISSLAESLNYMVDQLQSTIAQLEKVNDRLRREMDEKDDFLRAVSHDLNAPLRNIAGMVSMLMRRYSDSLDEKGKDRLSRIMRNVEKEQELIAELLELSRIKTRRQPFSMVDLNEVVEQVIDELSYDIEAKGGTVLIKDKLPTIYCERSRFKQLFQNLIDNALKYSKEDEPPRIEIGFQERDEDYLFYVKDNGIGIRDEDKERIFHVFRRVQSPQISKVEGKGVGLAAVKRIIEVYGGDIWVESKYGRGSTFFISLPKNAGGMGNGRKR; from the coding sequence ATGAACATACTGAGAAGCGTTAGATCCAGACTGACGGCGATATACCTTTTCAGCGTCGCCGTAATAGCTATTCCAGGAGTGTATCTTATCTACAGTCGATCGCTTAAGGTGATGGAGGGCGAACTGGGGAAGTACGCCTTTAACACCGCCATATCTGCCGCCCGTAACGTTAAATACGGAGTGCTTCTGGGGGATAAGGAGAGCCTGAGGTCTGAAGTGATACAGGTGATGGGGAATCCAGATGTGGTCTATGTTCTCGTCTCAGACGCCAGAGGCAGGGTTTTGATCCAGAGATACAGAGGAGGATGGGATTCATATCCTCTTCCGCCGATGGAAACTGCTCCCGGTGATCTGAGCGCAAAGGAGCAGGTCTTGTGGGATAAGAAAGGGATGAAATTCATCGATATTTTTACGCCTGTGGTCGCCTCAAAAGCTCAAGATCCCGACCTTTATGTCCAGAAGGCCCTTTATGGTTTCACCGAGAAAGGGGAACTGCCCGGCGAGACGCGACTGGAGAAGATAGGAGGTGTGAGGCTGGGCGTAACCTTCGCCAATGCCTATGCCAGGGTTAAAAAGACGCTTTTCAGCTCGATAGCGATCTTTCTCGTCATAACAGCCTTCGGGTCGATCCTGAGCCTCTCACTGCTGTCGCGCTATCTGGCGAATCCATTACGCAGGATGGCGGATACCGCCTATTGGATAGCCATGGGCAATTTAAAGAAACGGGTTAAGGTTAAGGGAAGTCATGAGATCTCATCTCTGGCTGAATCTCTCAATTATATGGTAGATCAGCTTCAATCGACCATCGCTCAGCTTGAAAAGGTGAACGATAGGTTGAGAAGGGAGATGGATGAGAAGGACGACTTCCTCAGAGCGGTATCACATGATCTCAACGCCCCTCTGAGAAATATAGCTGGCATGGTATCCATGCTGATGAGAAGATACTCCGATTCCCTTGACGAGAAGGGCAAGGATAGGCTTTCCAGGATCATGAGGAATGTGGAGAAGGAACAGGAGCTCATAGCGGAACTGCTGGAGCTTTCAAGGATCAAAACAAGACGGCAGCCCTTCAGCATGGTCGATCTCAACGAGGTGGTAGAGCAGGTGATCGATGAGCTCTCCTACGATATAGAGGCCAAGGGTGGTACCGTCCTGATCAAGGATAAACTACCTACGATATACTGCGAGAGGAGCAGGTTCAAGCAGCTTTTCCAGAACCTCATCGATAACGCCCTTAAATACTCCAAAGAGGATGAACCGCCGCGGATCGAAATAGGGTTCCAGGAAAGGGATGAGGATTATCTGTTCTACGTCAAGGATAACGGTATAGGGATCAGGGATGAGGATAAGGAAAGGATCTTCCATGTATTCAGGAGAGTTCAAAGCCCTCAGATCTCCAAAGTAGAGGGGAAGGGCGTGGGCCTGGCGGCCGTTAAAAGAATCATCGAGGTATATGGCGGAGATATATGGGTCGAGTCGAAATACGGCAGGGGAAGCACCTTCTTCATCTCCCTGCCTAAAAACGCGGGAGGTATGGGAAATGGAAGGAAGAGGTGA